The nucleotide sequence ATAGCGGCCAAAAACGTTCTCCTTTTCCACCCGCCATTATTAGTGCACAAAGCATGTGACTCCTCCTTACATTGCATTTTTGTCTCCGAAAAGTAAAAAAAACGTTCTGAATATAAGCTTCAAATCAACAAATGTACTTCTCTCTTTTATATATTTCAAATCAAGCTCAATCCATTCCTCAAAGCCTATAGAGCTTCTGCCCATAACCTGCCAATAACAAGTTAATCCCGGCTTCACCATAAACTTTCTCTTCTGAAACTCATTAAATTCCTTTACTTCATTAGGTAAGTTAGGTCTCGGTCCTACAAGCGACATATGCCCTCTTAAAACATTAAAGAGCTGAGGGAGTTCATCTAAACTAGTTTTTCTTATAAACCTTCCTACTTTTGTTATTCTTGGATCATCACTCATTTTAAACATGGGGCCTGACATTTCATTTTTATCCTGAAGTTTGCCTAAAAGCCTCTCTGCATTTTCAACCATAGAACGAAATTTATACATATTGAATATTCTTCCATTTTGCCCTACTCTTTTTTGGGAAAAAATAATAGGACCCTTTGAGTCCAACTTTATTGCAACAATTACTATGAGCATAACAGGACTTAAGAATATTATTCCTACAAGTGATCCAAATACATCTATAATTCTTTTTATTATAAAATACCCAATACCCTTATCAAGGCTTTCTTCTGGCATAAATACAACTTTTTTATCTTCTAATTCTAAATTCTGCAATATATGCCCCCCCTGTAATTAAAAAACATTTAATACTTTCTAAAACATATTATACACTAACTCTCTAAAAATTTCATTATTTTTCTGATAAATTCGTTAAAATTTGTATATATAACCTTTTAATTTCATGTATCAGATTGTTATATGATGAATTTATATGGTTATATACCACTAATTACCTAAGAATCAATTTTTATCGAAAATACTCTGCATAAATTGTCTTAACATAAATTTCATCACTTACAATATTGCTTTTATGGTATAATCTATAGAATATAGGGAGGCTTGAAAACATGAAAAAAATTTTTTTAATTTTACTTTGCATTCTTTGCTTTAGCTTTATATTTTATAACTCCTCTCAAAATGCCAATGTATCTAATGATAGAAGTTATAGGATAACAAATGATTTAAGGAACTTTTACAGAAAACTAAAGGGAGAAAATCAAAGAAGCTACACTAAGCTTCCAACAAACCCGAGAGATGAGAAAATAAACATCTTTATAAGAAAAAATGCCCATGCCTTTGAATACTTCTTACTTGCTTGTGTTGTCACAATAATTATATTCAGCTTAGGCCTTAAAGGACGGTATGCTGTTGTTTACATATGGTTTATATGTCTTTTTTATGCGGTGCTTGATGAATTTCATCAATTATATGTTCCAGGAAGAACATCGCTTGTTTCAGATGTTTTAGTGGATTTTCTTGGTGCAAATATTGGCATGTGGATTAGTTATTTTGTTTATTATGTTATATTAAAGAAATTTATCAGAAAAAAATAAAAAAAAAACAATACCCATGTTTATAGGGCAAAAGTTTTATAAACATGGGTACTGGTTATATTATATTATTTATGACTTTATTATTTGTATTCCTTAGCTTTTTCTTCTCCTCTTAAAACTCTAAGTCCACCTTCTGCAAGTGCAAGAAGTTCATCTTCTCCACCATATCTAACTACAGGTGCTATGAATTTTACTCTATCCTCTATGGC is from Clostridium acetobutylicum ATCC 824 and encodes:
- a CDS encoding sugar transferase; translation: MQNLELEDKKVVFMPEESLDKGIGYFIIKRIIDVFGSLVGIIFLSPVMLIVIVAIKLDSKGPIIFSQKRVGQNGRIFNMYKFRSMVENAERLLGKLQDKNEMSGPMFKMSDDPRITKVGRFIRKTSLDELPQLFNVLRGHMSLVGPRPNLPNEVKEFNEFQKRKFMVKPGLTCYWQVMGRSSIGFEEWIELDLKYIKERSTFVDLKLIFRTFFLLFGDKNAM
- a CDS encoding VanZ family protein gives rise to the protein MKKIFLILLCILCFSFIFYNSSQNANVSNDRSYRITNDLRNFYRKLKGENQRSYTKLPTNPRDEKINIFIRKNAHAFEYFLLACVVTIIIFSLGLKGRYAVVYIWFICLFYAVLDEFHQLYVPGRTSLVSDVLVDFLGANIGMWISYFVYYVILKKFIRKK